A part of Pseudomonas sp. HR96 genomic DNA contains:
- a CDS encoding energy transducer TonB — protein MNLPAQIPAQLRPQFNRPADRLGLTLVIAALLHVVVILGVGFSVAKPEQISQTLEITLAPFKSAKAPKQADYLAQDNQEGSGELDKKALPKTTEIAPFQDNRINKVTPPPASRQKVESTPEPEKKAVTTIAPKTQKVEVKRAEVKTEQPPKADTPDFDSSQVSSEISSLEAELAKEQQLYAKRPRIHRLSAASTMHDKGAWYKDDWRKKVERIGNLNYPEEARRQQIYGSLRLMVSINSDGSLYEVLVLESSGQPLLDQAAQRIVRLAAPFAPFTGDLSDVDRLEIIRTWRFDKGDHLSSN, from the coding sequence ATGAATCTACCCGCTCAGATCCCCGCCCAGCTTCGCCCGCAGTTCAACCGTCCCGCCGACCGCCTGGGTCTGACCCTGGTGATCGCGGCGCTGTTGCACGTGGTGGTGATTCTCGGCGTGGGTTTCAGCGTGGCCAAGCCCGAGCAAATCAGCCAGACCCTGGAAATCACCCTGGCGCCGTTCAAGAGCGCCAAAGCGCCGAAGCAGGCCGACTATCTGGCCCAGGACAACCAGGAAGGCAGCGGCGAGCTGGACAAGAAAGCCTTGCCCAAGACCACCGAGATTGCGCCCTTCCAGGACAACCGCATCAACAAGGTCACCCCGCCACCGGCCAGCCGGCAGAAGGTCGAGAGCACCCCGGAGCCCGAGAAGAAAGCGGTGACCACCATCGCGCCCAAGACGCAGAAGGTCGAGGTCAAGCGCGCCGAGGTCAAGACCGAACAGCCGCCCAAGGCCGACACCCCGGACTTCGACAGCTCCCAGGTGTCCAGCGAGATCTCCAGCCTGGAGGCCGAGCTGGCCAAGGAGCAGCAGCTGTATGCCAAGCGCCCGCGCATCCACCGCCTCAGCGCCGCCTCGACCATGCACGACAAGGGGGCCTGGTACAAGGACGACTGGCGCAAGAAGGTCGAGCGCATCGGCAACCTCAACTACCCCGAGGAAGCGCGCCGCCAGCAGATCTACGGCAGCCTGCGGCTGATGGTGTCGATCAACAGCGACGGCTCGCTGTATGAGGTTCTGGTGCTGGAATCCTCGGGCCAACCCCTGCTGGACCAGGCCGCCCAGCGCATCGTGCGCCTGGCCGCACCCTTCGCACCCTTCACCGGGGACCTGTCGGATGTCGACCGGCTGGAAATCATCCGCACCTGGCGGTTCGACAAGGGCGACCACCTGTCGAGCAACTGA
- the gshB gene encoding glutathione synthase: MSVRVGIVMDPIANISYKKDSSLAMLLAAQARGWTLFHMEIQDLYQGAGQARARMRPLKVFADPEHWFEFESEFDAPLADLDVILMRKDPPFDMEFVYSTYLLEQAERAGVLVVNRPQSLRDCNEKLFATLFPQCTPPTLVSRRADIIREFAAEHGDVILKPLDGMGGTSIFRHRPGDPNLSVILETLTALGSQQIMAQAYLPAIKDGDKRILMVDGEPVPYCLARIPAAGETRGNLAAGGRGEARPLTERDRWIAAQVGPVLREKGLLFVGLDVIGEHLTEINVTSPTCIREIDNAFGTDIGGMLMDVIAAKLQR, translated from the coding sequence ATGAGCGTTCGCGTCGGGATTGTCATGGACCCTATCGCCAACATTTCCTATAAAAAGGACAGTTCGTTGGCCATGCTGCTGGCGGCCCAGGCACGCGGCTGGACCCTGTTCCACATGGAAATCCAGGACCTCTACCAGGGCGCTGGCCAGGCCCGTGCGCGCATGCGCCCGCTCAAGGTGTTCGCCGACCCCGAGCACTGGTTCGAATTCGAGTCGGAGTTCGATGCGCCACTGGCTGACCTCGACGTGATCCTGATGCGCAAGGATCCGCCGTTCGACATGGAGTTCGTCTACTCCACCTACCTGCTCGAACAGGCCGAGCGCGCCGGCGTGCTGGTGGTCAACCGGCCGCAGAGCCTGCGCGACTGCAACGAGAAGTTGTTCGCCACGCTGTTCCCGCAGTGCACGCCGCCGACCCTGGTCAGCCGCCGCGCCGACATCATCCGCGAGTTCGCCGCCGAGCATGGCGACGTCATCCTCAAGCCGCTCGACGGCATGGGCGGCACCTCGATCTTCCGCCACCGCCCGGGCGACCCCAACCTGTCGGTGATCCTCGAGACCCTGACCGCGCTGGGCAGCCAGCAGATCATGGCCCAGGCCTACCTGCCGGCGATCAAGGATGGCGACAAGCGCATCCTCATGGTCGATGGCGAGCCGGTGCCCTATTGCCTGGCGCGCATCCCGGCGGCCGGTGAAACCCGCGGCAACCTGGCCGCCGGCGGGCGTGGCGAGGCGCGGCCACTGACCGAGCGCGACCGCTGGATCGCTGCCCAGGTCGGCCCGGTGCTGCGGGAAAAGGGCCTGCTGTTCGTCGGCCTCGACGTGATCGGCGAACACCTGACCGAAATCAACGTGACCAGCCCGACCTGCATCCGCGAGATCGACAACGCCTTTGGCACCGACATCGGCGGCATGCTGATGGATGTGATCGCCGCGAAGTTGCAGCGCTGA
- the pilG gene encoding twitching motility response regulator PilG has translation MDLQPPALKVMVIDDSRTIRRTAEMLLKNAGCEVITAVDGFDALAKIADNHPRIIFVDIMMPRLDGYQTCALIKNHSLFKAIPVIMLSSRDGLFDKARGRTAGSDQYLTKPFSREELLGAIKAHVPGFATVEHL, from the coding sequence ATGGATCTTCAGCCGCCAGCCCTGAAAGTAATGGTCATCGATGACTCTCGGACGATTCGTCGAACCGCCGAAATGCTGCTCAAGAACGCCGGTTGCGAGGTGATCACGGCAGTCGATGGTTTCGATGCGCTGGCCAAGATCGCCGACAACCATCCGCGAATCATCTTCGTCGACATCATGATGCCGCGCCTGGATGGCTACCAGACGTGCGCGCTGATCAAGAACCACAGCCTGTTCAAGGCGATTCCGGTGATCATGCTGTCCTCGCGGGACGGGCTGTTCGACAAGGCACGGGGGCGTACGGCCGGTTCCGACCAGTACCTGACCAAACCCTTCAGCCGCGAGGAGCTGCTGGGCGCCATCAAGGCGCACGTGCCGGGCTTCGCGACCGTCGAACATCTGTGA
- the pilH gene encoding twitching motility response regulator PilH yields the protein MARILIVDDSPTEMYKLTGMLEKHGHEVLKAENGGDGVALARQEKPDAVLMDIVMPGLNGFQATRQLTKDSETAHIPVIIITTKDQETDKVWGTRQGARDYLTKPVDEETLIKTLNAVLGG from the coding sequence ATGGCTCGAATTCTGATCGTCGACGATTCGCCGACCGAAATGTACAAACTCACCGGCATGCTCGAAAAACACGGGCATGAGGTGCTCAAGGCCGAAAACGGCGGCGACGGCGTGGCGCTGGCCCGCCAGGAGAAGCCCGACGCGGTGCTCATGGACATCGTCATGCCGGGCCTCAACGGCTTCCAGGCCACCCGTCAACTGACCAAGGACTCGGAGACCGCGCACATTCCGGTCATCATCATCACCACCAAGGATCAGGAAACCGACAAGGTTTGGGGTACCCGCCAAGGGGCGCGCGACTATCTGACCAAGCCGGTCGACGAAGAAACCCTGATCAAGACCCTCAACGCGGTACTCGGCGGCTGA
- a CDS encoding chemotaxis protein CheW yields the protein MPASRTAFELLLGIDQRCRQRAASLPAQSTRLQSWSGIGFRLGQAWYVAPMAEVAEVLHPPHVTRLPGVKPWVLGMVNLRGQLLALMDLGACLGLDAEPELLAPRTQRRVLVVDRQDVYAGLLVDEVSGLQHFDLHGLDLALPASAHPALAPYLQGSFQRERNWQVFSPFALVQAAAFRDVAL from the coding sequence ATGCCGGCCTCGCGTACCGCGTTCGAGCTGCTGCTGGGCATCGATCAGCGCTGCCGCCAGCGTGCCGCCAGCCTGCCGGCGCAGAGCACGCGCCTGCAGAGCTGGAGCGGCATCGGCTTTCGCCTGGGCCAGGCCTGGTACGTCGCGCCCATGGCCGAGGTCGCCGAGGTGCTGCACCCACCCCATGTGACCCGCCTGCCGGGCGTCAAACCCTGGGTGCTGGGCATGGTCAATCTGCGCGGGCAACTGCTGGCGCTGATGGACCTGGGCGCCTGCCTGGGCCTGGATGCCGAGCCCGAGCTGCTGGCGCCGCGCACGCAGCGCCGAGTGCTGGTGGTCGACCGCCAGGACGTCTACGCCGGCCTGCTGGTGGACGAAGTCAGTGGCCTGCAGCACTTCGACCTGCACGGCCTCGACCTGGCGCTGCCGGCCAGCGCCCACCCCGCCTTGGCGCCTTACCTTCAAGGATCTTTTCAGCGCGAGCGGAACTGGCAGGTGTTCAGCCCGTTCGCACTGGTCCAGGCCGCGGCGTTTCGCGACGTGGCACTGTGA
- a CDS encoding methyl-accepting chemotaxis protein, which yields MIKLMAGNSVEGSRSSAQIAGLFVALIVFIMLLFANFAYLNTQSTYDKQYIGHAGELRVLSQRIAKNATEAAAGKAPAFKLLSEARNEFERRWGVLKNGDRHTGLPPAPAAVQAQMKRVQADWDGLRSNTDAILASEQTVLSLHQVAATLAETVPQLQVEYEKVVEILLQRGAPAAQVAVAQRQSLLAERILGSVNTVLSGDESAGQAAESFGHDANRFGQVLRGMLDGDASIQMSQVQDKDAQARLREIAELFEFVSGSVDEILETSPELFKVREASGNIFNQSQSLLDEASHLAAGFENLASGRSVDTIGGYVLGLAALASIILIGLVMVRETNRRLRETAEKNERNQTAIMRLLNEIEDLADGDLTVSASVTEDFTGTIADSINYSVDQLRDLVGTINLTAEEVAAAVVDTQATARQLAVASEQQAQQISDASMAISDMAQSIDQVSANAAESAKVAERSVTIANKGNEVVHNTIRGMDNIREQIQDTAKRIKRLGESSQEIGDIVSLIDDIADQTNILALNAAIQASMAGEAGRGFAVVADEVQRLAERSSSATRQIETLVRAIQADTNEAVISMEQTTSEVVRGARLAQDAGIALEEIEGVSEDLAALIHSISNAAQQQTSSAGQISHTMSVIQQITEQTSSGSTATAESIGNLARMASDMRRSVSGFTLPPARQVP from the coding sequence ATGATTAAGCTAATGGCAGGCAACTCAGTGGAAGGCTCGCGCAGCAGCGCCCAGATCGCCGGGCTGTTCGTCGCCCTGATCGTGTTCATCATGTTGCTGTTCGCCAACTTCGCCTACCTCAACACCCAGTCCACCTATGACAAGCAGTACATCGGCCATGCTGGCGAGCTGCGCGTGCTGTCCCAGCGCATCGCCAAGAACGCCACCGAGGCCGCTGCCGGCAAGGCGCCGGCGTTCAAGCTGCTGAGCGAGGCGCGCAACGAGTTCGAACGGCGCTGGGGCGTGCTGAAGAACGGCGATCGGCACACCGGTCTGCCACCGGCGCCGGCCGCCGTGCAGGCGCAGATGAAGCGCGTGCAGGCCGACTGGGACGGCCTGCGCAGCAACACCGACGCGATCCTGGCCAGCGAGCAGACCGTGCTGTCCCTGCACCAGGTCGCCGCGACGCTCGCCGAGACCGTGCCGCAGCTGCAGGTCGAATACGAGAAGGTGGTGGAAATCCTCCTGCAGCGTGGCGCTCCGGCCGCCCAGGTGGCGGTCGCGCAGCGTCAGTCGCTGCTTGCCGAGCGCATCCTGGGCTCGGTCAACACGGTGCTGTCGGGCGATGAAAGCGCCGGGCAGGCCGCCGAATCCTTTGGTCACGACGCCAACCGCTTCGGCCAGGTGCTGCGCGGCATGCTCGACGGCGACGCCAGCATCCAGATGAGCCAGGTGCAGGACAAGGACGCCCAAGCGCGCCTGCGCGAAATTGCCGAACTGTTCGAATTCGTCTCCGGCTCGGTGGACGAGATCCTCGAGACCTCGCCGGAACTGTTCAAGGTGCGCGAGGCCTCAGGCAACATCTTCAACCAGTCGCAGAGCCTGCTCGACGAGGCCTCGCACCTGGCCGCCGGTTTCGAGAACCTTGCCAGCGGCCGCTCGGTCGACACCATCGGCGGCTATGTGCTGGGCCTGGCCGCCCTGGCGTCGATCATCCTGATCGGCCTGGTGATGGTCCGCGAGACCAACCGCCGTCTGCGCGAAACCGCAGAAAAGAACGAACGCAACCAGACCGCGATCATGCGCCTGCTCAACGAGATCGAAGACCTCGCCGACGGCGACTTGACCGTCAGCGCCTCGGTGACCGAGGACTTCACCGGTACCATTGCCGACTCCATCAACTACTCCGTGGACCAGCTGCGCGACCTGGTGGGCACCATCAACCTGACGGCCGAGGAAGTCGCCGCAGCGGTGGTCGACACCCAGGCCACCGCCCGCCAGCTGGCCGTGGCCTCCGAGCAGCAGGCCCAGCAGATCAGCGATGCATCCATGGCCATCAGCGACATGGCGCAGTCCATCGACCAGGTGTCGGCCAACGCCGCCGAGTCGGCCAAGGTCGCCGAGCGCTCGGTGACCATTGCCAACAAGGGCAACGAGGTGGTGCACAACACCATCCGCGGCATGGACAACATCCGCGAACAGATTCAGGACACCGCCAAACGCATCAAGCGCCTGGGTGAATCGTCCCAGGAAATCGGTGACATCGTCAGCCTGATCGACGACATTGCCGACCAGACCAACATCCTTGCGCTCAACGCGGCGATCCAGGCGTCGATGGCTGGCGAGGCCGGGCGCGGCTTTGCCGTGGTGGCCGACGAAGTGCAGCGTCTGGCCGAGCGTTCTTCCTCGGCCACCCGGCAGATCGAGACACTGGTACGGGCGATCCAGGCCGACACCAACGAGGCGGTGATCTCCATGGAGCAGACCACCAGCGAGGTGGTGCGCGGGGCGCGGTTGGCGCAGGACGCCGGCATCGCCCTGGAGGAGATCGAAGGCGTGTCCGAGGACCTCGCGGCGCTGATCCACAGCATCTCCAACGCCGCGCAACAGCAGACCAGCTCGGCCGGGCAGATCTCCCACACCATGTCGGTGATCCAGCAGATCACCGAGCAAACCTCCTCGGGCTCCACCGCCACCGCTGAAAGCATCGGCAACCTGGCGCGCATGGCCAGCGACATGCGCCGCAGCGTCTCCGGTTTCACCTTGCCGCCCGCTCGGCAGGTCCCGTGA
- a CDS encoding Hpt domain-containing protein has translation MPDYVALRSVVTAMREELVRVKDQLDLFVLGDRQQASDLDALLPALRQVADTLAVLGFGQPRKVIIDQLAVLQSLAQGTRPADDAVLVDVAGALLYVEATLAGRIGSLEPSQATAPNAAVTAAPSMDLAQIHRLVLAEARTCLRQVKACILDHQDGARPLVEHEAAPLTLAVELLTQVRGALSMLGIDRAAALVNACREFIGASRSRRLADEISDALSSIDYYLDQLGSQPNLPDEGLLDLAEDDLMMLGYEPREIAPPAQLGPAPSALPAQSGAPSAPPTLNPMPQSIPASLLPPDADAARVDDELLEVFLEEAAEVLAALRAHWPQWQRQPADRQALQELRRAFHTLKGSGRMVGALVLSELAWALESLLNRLLEGSVQASAPRLALVEQAIQRLPALIDEFSGQRQRQHDDVDRLAASAHALAKGDPALPGADGQLLEIFRSEVLAHLHSVSGFLAAHDEQDSVPVSDELVRALHTLKGSAHVAGVPAVATLADSLDLLAREYKAHQLALLAPDRELLGDALALLQAWLAQAPDDPAAALAGGPALVARLDEQLQARLQRWQAQPADSQRVRRNPQLITRFLAQGMDILLDAESLLQRWREHPGQRQELTALLDELTTLGQGAHLADLSQVDELCEALLDLYGAVEESSLAVSPRFFAEAEQAHAALIDMLDQIAAGQEVQARPERVQALQALLGEALDPGAVGHVGQGGQSVSDLADLTRQLDHDSAPVAAPAPAPASLADELVQLFLEEALDLLDSADQALLRWLKQPASGAPLLSLQRDLHTLKGGARLAEITAVADLAHELEAVYEDLVDGKYGHSQALQRVLLDAHEQLAQMLDQLEQQQWPSAATGVIDAARRLRHDPASEVEQPAPAAPAEEDSELLEVFLEEGFDILDSSAQALQRWHDQPGNLLQVENLLRDLHTLKGGARMVEIAAVGDLAHELEFLHEKVLAGTLRADDRLFGLLQQAHDRLSEMLEAVRARQPVASAEALIERLRSFADPSLSLPLPDMPAAAETVEPSVAPAERGSGDMVKVTAEFLEELGNLAGETSLLHGRIEQQVDDAQAALQEMEITIERMREQLRQLDTETQGQMLSRDQAAGAGQRYDEFDPLEMDRHSQLQQLSRALFESASDLVDLKDTLTGRNHRAQALLGVQARVNTELQEGLMRTRMVPFERMVPRLQRVVRQVASELGKQVELEIGSVQGEMDRSVLERMLAPLEHMLRNAVDHGLERAEVRLAAGKPARGTIHLDVRHVGGEIVIVLADDGAGVPLEAVRAKAIKRGLLAPGSAISDHDVLQFILQPGFSTAAKITQISGRGLGMDVVHEEVKQLGGSMTLDSKAGQGARFVIRLPFTVSVNRALMVHCAEEQYAVGLNTLEGIVRVMPGELLTCYQQQPPQYEYAGRRYDLRYLGQMLGGPGPRLVAQTQALPVLLVQALDQHVAVQVDSVAASREIVVKGLGPLFAAVPGLSGATILGDGNVVLILDLPAQIRAAQARQVQLAARLGREPTAPFSQPARPLLVMVVDDSITVRKVTGRLLERHGMHVLTARDGVEAMGLLEDHQPDILLLDIEMPRMDGFEVATRVRQHPRLKSLPIIMITSRTGQKHRDRALAIGVNEYLGKPFQETRLLESIAQWSQHRD, from the coding sequence TTGCCCGATTACGTCGCCCTGCGCTCGGTGGTCACAGCCATGCGTGAAGAGCTGGTGCGGGTCAAGGACCAGCTCGACCTGTTCGTGCTTGGCGATCGCCAGCAGGCCAGCGACCTGGACGCGCTGCTGCCCGCCTTGCGCCAGGTCGCCGACACCCTGGCGGTGCTCGGCTTCGGCCAGCCGCGCAAGGTCATCATCGACCAACTGGCGGTGCTGCAAAGCCTGGCGCAAGGCACGCGGCCGGCCGATGACGCCGTGCTGGTGGACGTCGCCGGCGCCTTGCTGTACGTCGAGGCCACCCTGGCCGGGCGCATCGGCTCGCTCGAGCCCAGCCAGGCCACTGCGCCCAACGCCGCCGTGACGGCGGCGCCGAGCATGGACTTGGCGCAGATCCATCGGCTGGTACTGGCCGAGGCGCGGACCTGCCTGCGCCAGGTCAAGGCGTGCATTCTCGATCACCAGGACGGTGCGCGGCCGCTGGTCGAGCATGAAGCCGCGCCGCTGACGCTGGCCGTCGAGCTGTTGACCCAGGTGCGCGGTGCGCTGAGCATGCTCGGCATCGACCGCGCCGCCGCATTGGTCAACGCCTGCCGCGAGTTCATCGGCGCCAGCCGCAGCCGTCGGCTGGCCGATGAAATCAGCGATGCGCTGAGCAGCATCGATTACTACCTCGACCAGCTTGGCAGCCAGCCCAACCTGCCCGACGAAGGCCTGCTGGACCTGGCGGAAGACGATCTGATGATGCTCGGCTACGAGCCGCGCGAGATCGCCCCTCCAGCCCAGCTTGGCCCGGCGCCGTCCGCGCTGCCCGCGCAGAGCGGGGCGCCCTCTGCGCCGCCGACGCTCAACCCCATGCCACAGTCGATACCGGCCAGCCTGCTGCCGCCGGACGCCGATGCCGCCCGGGTCGACGACGAACTGCTCGAAGTGTTCCTCGAAGAGGCCGCCGAGGTACTGGCCGCCCTGCGCGCCCACTGGCCGCAGTGGCAGCGCCAGCCTGCCGACCGCCAGGCCCTGCAGGAGCTGCGCCGGGCTTTCCACACGCTCAAGGGCAGCGGCCGGATGGTTGGCGCGTTGGTGCTGAGCGAACTGGCCTGGGCCCTCGAAAGCCTGCTCAATCGGCTGCTGGAGGGCAGTGTGCAGGCCAGCGCGCCACGCCTGGCGCTGGTGGAGCAGGCGATCCAGCGCTTGCCGGCGCTGATCGACGAATTCTCCGGTCAGCGCCAACGCCAACATGACGATGTCGACCGCCTGGCCGCCAGTGCCCATGCCTTGGCCAAGGGCGACCCGGCGCTGCCAGGCGCGGACGGCCAGCTGCTGGAGATCTTTCGCAGCGAGGTGCTGGCGCATCTGCACAGCGTGAGCGGCTTTTTGGCAGCCCATGACGAGCAGGACAGTGTCCCGGTGAGCGACGAGTTGGTGCGCGCCCTGCACACCCTCAAAGGCAGCGCCCATGTCGCCGGCGTGCCGGCGGTGGCGACGCTGGCCGACAGCCTCGACCTGCTGGCGCGCGAATACAAGGCCCATCAACTGGCCTTGCTGGCGCCCGACAGGGAGTTGCTGGGCGATGCCCTGGCGCTGTTGCAGGCCTGGCTGGCGCAGGCGCCGGACGACCCGGCGGCGGCCCTGGCCGGTGGCCCGGCGCTGGTGGCGCGCCTCGACGAGCAATTGCAGGCGCGGCTGCAGCGCTGGCAGGCGCAACCGGCCGACAGCCAGCGGGTGCGGCGCAACCCGCAACTGATCACCCGTTTCCTGGCCCAGGGCATGGACATCCTGCTCGACGCCGAATCGCTGTTGCAGCGCTGGCGCGAGCACCCGGGCCAGCGCCAGGAACTCACCGCGCTGCTCGACGAACTCACGACCCTCGGCCAGGGCGCGCACCTGGCCGACCTGAGCCAGGTCGATGAACTGTGCGAGGCGCTGCTGGACCTGTACGGCGCCGTGGAAGAAAGCAGCCTGGCCGTCAGCCCGCGATTCTTCGCCGAAGCCGAACAGGCCCATGCTGCCTTGATCGACATGCTCGACCAGATCGCCGCCGGCCAGGAGGTGCAGGCCCGACCCGAACGAGTGCAGGCGTTGCAAGCCTTGCTCGGCGAGGCGCTGGATCCCGGCGCGGTAGGTCATGTCGGCCAGGGCGGGCAAAGCGTCAGCGACCTGGCAGACCTCACCCGGCAGCTGGATCACGACAGCGCACCGGTCGCTGCGCCAGCCCCCGCCCCGGCTAGCCTGGCCGACGAGCTGGTGCAACTGTTTCTGGAAGAGGCCCTGGACCTGCTCGACAGCGCCGACCAGGCCCTGCTGCGCTGGCTCAAGCAGCCCGCCAGCGGCGCGCCGCTGCTCTCCCTGCAGCGTGACCTGCACACCCTCAAGGGCGGTGCGCGGCTGGCCGAAATCACCGCCGTGGCGGACCTGGCCCACGAACTCGAAGCGGTGTACGAAGACCTGGTGGACGGCAAGTACGGCCACAGCCAGGCGCTGCAGCGGGTCCTGCTCGACGCCCACGAACAGCTGGCGCAGATGCTCGATCAGCTTGAGCAGCAGCAATGGCCGAGCGCTGCCACCGGTGTCATCGACGCCGCCCGGCGCCTGCGTCACGACCCGGCCAGCGAGGTTGAGCAGCCCGCGCCCGCCGCCCCAGCCGAAGAAGACAGCGAGTTGCTCGAAGTCTTCCTCGAGGAGGGCTTCGACATTCTCGACAGCTCGGCCCAGGCGCTCCAGCGCTGGCACGACCAGCCGGGCAACCTGCTGCAGGTGGAGAACCTGCTGCGCGACCTGCATACCCTCAAGGGGGGCGCGCGCATGGTGGAGATCGCTGCGGTGGGCGACCTGGCCCATGAACTGGAATTTCTCCATGAGAAGGTGCTGGCCGGCACCTTGAGGGCCGATGACCGGCTGTTCGGGCTCTTGCAGCAGGCCCACGACCGCCTGAGCGAGATGCTCGAAGCGGTGCGGGCGCGCCAGCCGGTCGCTTCGGCCGAGGCGTTGATCGAACGACTGCGCAGCTTTGCCGACCCGAGTTTGTCACTGCCGCTGCCTGATATGCCGGCAGCGGCCGAAACGGTCGAACCCAGCGTGGCGCCGGCCGAGCGCGGCAGCGGCGATATGGTCAAGGTCACCGCCGAGTTTCTCGAAGAGCTGGGCAACCTGGCGGGCGAGACCTCGCTGTTGCATGGGCGCATCGAGCAGCAGGTGGATGACGCCCAGGCCGCGCTGCAGGAGATGGAAATCACCATCGAGCGCATGCGCGAACAACTGCGCCAGCTGGACACCGAGACCCAGGGCCAGATGCTCAGCCGCGACCAGGCAGCCGGCGCCGGCCAGCGCTACGACGAATTCGACCCGCTGGAAATGGACCGCCATTCGCAACTGCAGCAGCTGTCTCGCGCGCTGTTCGAATCGGCTTCGGACCTGGTCGACCTGAAAGACACCCTGACCGGGCGCAACCATCGCGCCCAGGCCTTGCTCGGCGTGCAGGCGAGGGTCAACACCGAATTGCAGGAAGGCCTGATGCGCACGCGCATGGTGCCGTTCGAACGCATGGTGCCGCGCCTGCAACGGGTGGTGCGCCAGGTCGCCAGCGAGTTGGGCAAGCAGGTCGAGCTGGAAATCGGCAGCGTCCAGGGTGAAATGGACCGCAGCGTCCTCGAGCGCATGCTGGCGCCGCTCGAACACATGCTGCGCAACGCCGTCGACCATGGCCTGGAGCGTGCCGAGGTGCGTCTGGCCGCCGGCAAGCCGGCGCGTGGCACCATCCATCTGGACGTGCGGCACGTGGGCGGCGAGATTGTCATCGTCCTCGCCGACGACGGCGCCGGCGTGCCACTGGAGGCCGTGCGGGCCAAGGCGATCAAGCGCGGCCTGCTCGCTCCCGGCAGCGCCATCAGCGACCACGACGTGCTGCAGTTCATCCTCCAGCCAGGCTTCAGCACGGCGGCCAAGATCACCCAGATCTCCGGACGCGGCCTGGGCATGGATGTCGTGCACGAGGAGGTCAAGCAACTCGGCGGCTCCATGACCCTGGACTCCAAGGCGGGGCAGGGTGCGCGCTTCGTCATCCGCCTGCCGTTTACCGTGTCGGTCAACCGCGCGCTGATGGTGCATTGTGCCGAAGAACAGTACGCCGTGGGCCTGAACACCCTGGAGGGCATCGTGCGCGTGATGCCGGGCGAACTGCTCACCTGTTACCAGCAGCAACCGCCACAGTACGAGTACGCCGGGCGTCGCTACGACCTGCGCTACCTGGGGCAGATGCTCGGTGGCCCGGGGCCGCGTCTGGTCGCCCAGACCCAGGCCTTGCCGGTGCTGCTGGTGCAGGCGCTCGACCAGCACGTGGCGGTGCAGGTCGACAGCGTGGCGGCCTCCCGCGAGATCGTGGTCAAGGGCCTGGGCCCGCTGTTCGCGGCAGTTCCGGGGCTGTCCGGGGCGACCATCCTTGGCGACGGCAATGTCGTGTTGATTCTCGACCTGCCGGCGCAGATCCGCGCCGCCCAGGCACGCCAGGTGCAGCTGGCGGCCCGGCTCGGTCGCGAACCGACGGCGCCGTTCAGCCAGCCGGCGCGGCCGCTGCTGGTGATGGTGGTGGACGATTCGATCACCGTGCGCAAGGTGACCGGACGCCTGCTGGAGCGCCATGGCATGCACGTGCTGACCGCCCGCGACGGCGTCGAAGCCATGGGCCTGCTGGAAGACCACCAGCCGGACATCCTGCTGCTGGACATCGAGATGCCGCGCATGGACGGTTTCGAAGTCGCCACCCGCGTGCGCCAGCACCCGCGCCTCAAGAGCCTGCCGATCATCATGATCACCTCGCGCACCGGGCAGAAACACCGCGACCGGGCGCTGGCCATCGGGGTCAACGAATACCTGGGCAAACCCTTCCAGGAAACCCGCCTGCTGGAAAGCATCGCGCAATGGAGCCAGCACCGTGACTGA
- a CDS encoding chemotaxis protein CheW translates to MSRQRQDSLVGLLLPLADRYLLLPNVAVAELIDHQPGVRRADAEPWDLGLITWRNQPVPLLGFEAACNAPSPVGERARIVVLHALGNSGRRFIALLIQAIPRSCRLDAQLSYVDVPLAPLELAAVQVGDVVARVPDLEGLEGLL, encoded by the coding sequence CTGTCCCGCCAACGCCAGGACAGCCTGGTCGGCCTGCTGCTGCCTCTGGCCGACCGCTACCTGCTGCTGCCCAACGTCGCCGTCGCCGAACTGATCGACCATCAACCCGGCGTACGTCGCGCCGACGCCGAACCCTGGGACCTGGGCCTGATCACCTGGCGCAACCAGCCCGTGCCACTGCTCGGCTTCGAAGCCGCCTGCAATGCTCCCAGCCCGGTCGGCGAGCGCGCGCGCATCGTCGTGCTGCATGCCCTGGGCAACAGCGGCCGGCGCTTCATCGCCCTGCTCATCCAGGCCATCCCGCGCTCCTGCCGGCTGGATGCGCAACTGAGCTACGTCGACGTGCCCCTGGCGCCCCTGGAACTGGCTGCGGTACAGGTCGGCGACGTGGTAGCGCGGGTGCCGGACCTGGAGGGGTTGGAAGGGTTGTTGTAG